One stretch of Marinobacterium iners DNA includes these proteins:
- a CDS encoding cytochrome ubiquinol oxidase subunit I, producing MITEEIVDLSRLQFAITALYHYLFVPLTLGLSFMLAIMESVYVMTGKQIYKDMTKFWGKLFGINFALGVTTGLTMEFEFGTNWAYYSHYVGDVFGAPLAIEGLMAFFLESTFVGLFFFGWERLSKVKHLMVTWLVALGSNLSALWILVANGWMQNPVGSEFNYETMRMEMTSFAEVFLNPVAQVKFVHTVSAGYVTAAMFVLGISAYYLLKGRDLAFARRSFAIASAFGLASILSVILLGDESGYELGDVQKTKLAAIEAEWHTEAAPAAFTLFGMPNDETMETDYAVKIPYVMGIIATRSLDEEVTGIRDLIVEHEARIRRGIYAYEVLQKLRNGEVTEELEAEFDRVKVDLGYGLLLKRYTENVVDATEEQIQAAARDTIPSVAPMFWAFRIMVASGFWMLLVFALAFYFTAKRTAFTKRWLLKAALFSIPAPWIANEMGWFVAEYGRQPWAIGEILPTFVAPSVLTKADLLGSLAAFIVLYTLLAIVEIYLMVRFSRIGPSSLQTGRYHHEQDEQSASEPAKA from the coding sequence ATGATCACTGAGGAAATCGTTGATCTTTCCCGGCTACAGTTCGCCATAACGGCGCTGTATCACTACCTCTTCGTCCCGCTGACGCTGGGACTGTCATTCATGCTTGCCATCATGGAGTCGGTTTACGTCATGACCGGCAAGCAGATCTACAAGGACATGACCAAATTCTGGGGCAAGTTGTTTGGCATCAACTTTGCGCTTGGGGTCACTACCGGTCTGACCATGGAATTCGAGTTCGGTACCAACTGGGCTTACTACTCGCATTACGTAGGCGATGTGTTTGGCGCTCCGCTGGCGATCGAAGGCCTGATGGCATTTTTCCTTGAATCAACCTTTGTCGGCCTGTTCTTCTTTGGCTGGGAACGACTGTCCAAGGTCAAGCACCTGATGGTGACCTGGCTGGTCGCACTGGGCTCAAACCTGTCTGCACTCTGGATTTTGGTGGCCAACGGCTGGATGCAGAATCCGGTCGGTTCCGAGTTCAACTACGAAACCATGCGCATGGAGATGACCAGCTTCGCCGAAGTGTTCCTCAACCCGGTAGCGCAGGTGAAATTCGTCCATACTGTTTCAGCAGGGTATGTCACCGCAGCCATGTTCGTGCTGGGTATCAGTGCCTATTACCTGCTTAAGGGGCGCGACCTTGCTTTTGCACGCCGCTCATTTGCGATCGCATCCGCTTTCGGTCTGGCCTCTATTCTGTCGGTGATCCTGCTGGGCGACGAGTCCGGTTATGAGCTGGGTGACGTACAGAAAACCAAGCTGGCCGCAATCGAAGCTGAATGGCATACCGAAGCGGCACCGGCAGCCTTTACCCTGTTCGGCATGCCGAATGATGAGACCATGGAAACCGATTACGCCGTCAAGATTCCTTATGTGATGGGTATCATTGCGACTCGGTCGCTTGATGAAGAGGTCACTGGCATCCGTGACTTGATTGTTGAGCATGAAGCCCGTATCCGCCGCGGCATCTACGCTTACGAGGTACTGCAGAAACTGCGCAATGGTGAAGTGACCGAAGAGCTTGAGGCCGAATTTGATCGCGTCAAAGTCGATCTGGGTTACGGTTTGCTGCTCAAGCGGTATACCGAAAACGTGGTCGATGCCACTGAAGAACAGATTCAGGCAGCCGCCCGGGATACAATCCCAAGTGTTGCACCGATGTTCTGGGCCTTCCGCATCATGGTCGCCAGTGGCTTCTGGATGTTGCTGGTATTTGCACTCGCATTCTATTTCACTGCCAAGCGCACAGCCTTTACCAAACGCTGGTTGCTCAAAGCGGCATTGTTCTCCATTCCAGCCCCCTGGATCGCCAACGAGATGGGCTGGTTTGTTGCCGAGTATGGCCGTCAGCCATGGGCAATCGGTGAGATTCTTCCCACCTTCGTTGCACCATCGGTACTGACCAAAGCTGACCTGCTGGGCAGTCTGGCCGCCTTTATCGTGCTGTACACCCTGCTGGCGATTGTTGAGATCTACCTGATGGTGAGATTCTCGCGCATCGGCCCCAGCAGCCTGCAAACCGGCCGCTACCACCACGAGCAGGATGAGCAATCCGCTTCCGAGCCGGCCAAGGCCTGA
- the pdxB gene encoding 4-phosphoerythronate dehydrogenase PdxB, with translation MKTAELTIVADENMPALDSLFGGLGRLVRRPGRELCRDDLVAADILLVRSVTQVNEALLADTPVRFVGTATIGTDHVDLPWLERQGIGFSSAPGSNADSVVEYVLSSLLHLAGERGFDLFDKVVGIVGVGNVGGRLQQRLQTMGIEVLLCDPPRVGQEGEAGFVDLATLLQQADIVSLHTPLVRSGPWPSWHLFNAETLALLKPDAILLNTGRGSVIDNRALLAFKRQRPDVTLVLDVWEHEPEVDPQLAALCAVATPHIAGYALDGKIRGSWMLYRALCEYLGRPATIKLEKILPAAEVESLALSLDADLLTPVRLVYDPFRDDRALRATLSLSPEQQGKAFDQLRRMYPERREFATLRVSASGVLERQLDALGFTIDNRLGQLQQTTGNA, from the coding sequence TTGAAGACAGCTGAACTGACAATTGTGGCCGATGAGAACATGCCTGCGCTCGATTCCCTGTTTGGCGGCCTGGGCCGTCTTGTACGCCGCCCCGGCCGGGAGCTGTGTCGTGATGACCTGGTGGCTGCGGATATACTGTTGGTGCGTTCGGTGACGCAGGTGAATGAGGCGCTCCTCGCCGATACGCCAGTGCGCTTTGTGGGCACGGCCACCATCGGCACGGATCATGTTGATCTGCCCTGGCTTGAGCGGCAGGGTATTGGCTTCAGCAGTGCGCCGGGCTCCAACGCCGACTCGGTGGTGGAATATGTGCTCAGCAGTCTGTTGCATCTGGCCGGTGAGCGGGGATTCGATCTGTTTGACAAGGTGGTCGGCATTGTAGGGGTCGGTAATGTGGGTGGCCGGCTGCAGCAGCGGCTACAAACCATGGGTATCGAAGTGCTGTTGTGTGACCCGCCGAGGGTTGGTCAGGAAGGGGAAGCGGGGTTTGTTGATCTTGCCACGTTGTTGCAACAGGCTGATATCGTCTCTCTGCATACACCACTGGTCAGGTCAGGGCCCTGGCCAAGCTGGCATCTGTTTAACGCTGAAACACTGGCGTTGCTGAAACCGGATGCGATTCTGCTCAATACCGGCCGTGGGTCGGTGATCGATAACCGAGCGTTGCTGGCGTTCAAGCGGCAGCGTCCTGACGTGACGCTTGTATTGGATGTGTGGGAACATGAACCTGAAGTTGATCCGCAGCTGGCGGCACTATGTGCCGTAGCGACGCCGCATATTGCCGGCTATGCGCTGGATGGAAAGATACGGGGCAGCTGGATGCTCTATCGTGCGCTGTGTGAGTATCTTGGTCGGCCTGCGACTATTAAGCTGGAGAAGATATTGCCCGCCGCCGAGGTGGAATCCCTGGCGCTGTCACTGGATGCCGACCTGCTGACACCGGTGCGGCTGGTGTATGATCCCTTCCGGGATGATCGAGCCCTGCGCGCTACGTTGTCCCTGTCACCTGAACAGCAAGGGAAAGCATTCGATCAGCTGCGGCGCATGTATCCCGAACGCAGAGAATTCGCTACCCTGCGCGTTTCTGCCAGTGGGGTGCTTGAGCGTCAGCTGGACGCATTGGGTTTCACCATCGATAACCGCTTGGGACAACTGCAACAGACGACAGGTAACGCATGA
- a CDS encoding copper chaperone PCu(A)C has product MTRLPTLLTALCLSSSMAFAADISVEQPVARATPPGQPNSAAFMQLVNKGETTALVAAKSSVADVVELHTHTNDEGVMRMRKIEKIELPAGETTVLQPGGLHVMLIGLKQPLQAGSQIDLSLEYADGSQQQVEVPVQMAMPAGMQMQQQKHGSH; this is encoded by the coding sequence ATGACTCGATTGCCGACTCTGCTGACCGCCCTTTGCCTGAGCAGCTCCATGGCCTTTGCCGCCGATATCAGCGTTGAACAACCCGTTGCCCGTGCCACACCACCGGGCCAGCCTAACAGCGCCGCTTTCATGCAACTGGTCAACAAGGGCGAGACAACCGCGCTGGTCGCAGCCAAGTCATCCGTGGCAGACGTGGTTGAACTGCACACGCACACCAATGACGAAGGTGTAATGCGCATGCGCAAAATCGAGAAGATTGAACTGCCCGCCGGAGAAACTACTGTACTGCAACCCGGTGGACTGCATGTAATGCTGATCGGCTTGAAGCAACCGCTGCAGGCCGGCAGTCAGATCGACCTTAGCCTTGAATATGCAGATGGCAGCCAACAGCAGGTTGAGGTTCCTGTACAAATGGCGATGCCGGCCGGCATGCAGATGCAACAGCAAAAACACGGTAGCCACTGA
- a CDS encoding elongation factor P hydroxylase encodes MTEPDYQPLIRLFNRLFLLSYNTELVAGDDEPIYLPADQVHPHHRIIFAHGFYASALHEIAHWCVAGPERRLLEDFGYWYKPDGRTADEQAEFERVEVRPQAYEWIFNMSAGRKFHFSADNLSAGIGASDGFRQSVLAEVQMILRQGLPPRVRTLVEGLQQEYGTEPLRPEQFCLEHDECEYA; translated from the coding sequence GTGACTGAACCGGATTACCAGCCGCTGATTCGGCTGTTCAACCGCCTTTTTCTTCTCAGCTACAATACTGAACTGGTAGCGGGTGACGATGAGCCGATCTATCTGCCGGCCGATCAGGTTCATCCGCATCATCGCATCATCTTTGCGCATGGCTTTTATGCCAGTGCGCTGCACGAAATTGCACACTGGTGCGTGGCGGGTCCCGAGCGTCGTCTGCTGGAAGATTTCGGTTACTGGTACAAGCCGGATGGTCGCACTGCGGATGAACAGGCCGAGTTCGAGCGTGTTGAAGTGCGTCCCCAGGCCTATGAGTGGATCTTTAATATGTCCGCCGGACGCAAGTTTCACTTCAGTGCCGATAATCTCAGTGCCGGTATCGGTGCCAGCGATGGCTTCAGGCAGTCGGTACTGGCTGAGGTGCAGATGATACTGCGGCAGGGGTTGCCGCCGCGGGTCAGAACGCTGGTGGAGGGACTGCAGCAGGAATATGGCACGGAACCGCTTCGGCCGGAACAGTTCTGCCTCGAACATGACGAGTGTGAGTATGCGTAA
- a CDS encoding ATP-NAD kinase family protein, translating to MSFRLGLIINPLAGLGGSVALKGSDDVAARALELGAVPRAIERTRVALMAVQGMEIEILTWDGDMGADLARELGFVTRVIGKPQTDPSTADDTLAAARALKGSGADLILFAGGDGTARNVCEAVDDTIPVLGVPAGVKIHSGVYAITPAAAGELLAMLVRGELVSLGGQEVRDLDEDAFRAGRVQARFFGEMNVPVEHRYLQHVKNGGGQEDEQLVLDDIAAGFIEQMEADVNYLIGSGTTVAAIMDALGIENTLLGVDLVRNGELIASDCTAHELERLTADQPVQIVITLIGGQGHIIGRGNQQLSPELLRRVGRGGLYVVATKTKLNALDGRPLIVDSGDPELDASLAGLIQVHTGYRDAVLYPVAKPVNQ from the coding sequence ATGAGCTTCAGGCTGGGATTGATCATTAACCCGCTGGCCGGTTTGGGTGGCAGTGTGGCGCTCAAGGGGAGTGATGATGTTGCTGCACGTGCGCTTGAGCTGGGAGCGGTCCCGCGTGCCATTGAGCGTACGCGTGTCGCGCTGATGGCTGTCCAGGGCATGGAGATTGAAATACTGACCTGGGACGGTGATATGGGGGCTGATCTTGCGCGTGAGCTGGGCTTTGTCACCCGGGTTATCGGTAAGCCACAGACCGATCCCAGCACCGCTGATGATACCTTGGCTGCGGCGCGAGCCCTGAAAGGGTCAGGTGCTGATCTTATCCTGTTTGCAGGAGGTGATGGGACTGCGCGTAATGTCTGCGAAGCGGTGGACGATACGATTCCGGTACTGGGTGTTCCGGCGGGAGTCAAGATTCACTCCGGTGTCTACGCGATTACACCTGCCGCCGCAGGTGAGTTGCTGGCCATGCTGGTGCGTGGTGAGCTAGTCAGCCTGGGTGGGCAGGAGGTGCGTGATCTTGATGAAGATGCCTTTCGTGCCGGGCGAGTGCAGGCTCGCTTTTTTGGCGAAATGAACGTTCCGGTCGAGCATCGCTATCTGCAGCATGTTAAAAACGGCGGTGGTCAGGAAGATGAGCAGCTGGTGCTTGATGATATTGCCGCCGGCTTTATCGAGCAGATGGAGGCGGACGTGAACTATCTGATCGGTTCCGGTACCACTGTGGCGGCCATCATGGATGCGCTGGGGATTGAGAATACCCTGCTGGGTGTCGACCTTGTGCGCAACGGCGAATTGATTGCGTCTGACTGTACTGCCCACGAGCTGGAGCGCTTAACGGCAGATCAACCAGTGCAGATCGTCATCACTCTGATAGGAGGGCAGGGGCACATCATCGGCCGTGGCAATCAGCAACTTAGCCCTGAATTGCTCAGGCGTGTTGGTCGAGGCGGTCTCTATGTGGTGGCGACCAAAACCAAGCTGAATGCACTTGATGGGCGGCCGCTGATCGTTGACAGTGGTGATCCTGAGTTGGATGCCTCGCTGGCAGGGCTGATTCAGGTGCATACAGGCTATCGCGATGCTGTACTTTACCCTGTTGCGAAACCGGTAAATCAGTAG
- a CDS encoding sigma-54 interaction domain-containing protein translates to MQQTGPFDPATMLEAIPEPAALLSTEYRVMATNQSYRALYAGEREVIGRTCYEVSHGYSVPCDQAGESCPLKECRQSGQRQRVLHLHNTPYGDEHVDVEMMPLTDARGRLTGFLEVMHQVREARAQVSDQEGLVGRAPAFTRMLSLIHRAAPSEITVLLLGESGTGKELVARALHESSPRARAPFVTVECSGLSEGLFESELFGHERGAFTGAVSRKKGLVEAARGGTLFLDEIGEIPLSLQVKLLRLIETGSFRPVGSVEPQHADFRLVCATHRDLRQQVIEGLFRQDLYYRISAFPVPLPALHERIEDLPLLTASLLQRLPGGVGVTLAAQTLDLLQHYAFPGNIRELRNILERGILLADDGVIQPEHLPQECLEIQPLPQQDLDALPLMPLDQLENRYLEQVSARFSGERRELARRLGVSERTLYRKLQRLQLGHETDSGNADAGG, encoded by the coding sequence ATGCAACAAACCGGGCCATTTGATCCTGCGACAATGCTGGAAGCAATACCCGAACCGGCAGCGTTGCTGTCGACTGAATACAGAGTCATGGCAACCAATCAGTCTTACCGTGCCCTTTATGCGGGTGAACGGGAGGTGATTGGCCGCACCTGCTATGAGGTGTCACACGGTTATTCGGTGCCCTGTGACCAGGCGGGGGAGTCCTGCCCGTTGAAGGAATGCCGTCAGAGTGGTCAGCGTCAACGTGTATTGCATCTGCACAACACGCCCTATGGTGACGAGCATGTGGATGTGGAAATGATGCCGCTGACCGATGCGCGCGGGCGCCTGACCGGGTTTCTGGAAGTGATGCACCAGGTACGCGAAGCGCGGGCGCAGGTCAGTGATCAGGAAGGGCTGGTTGGGCGTGCGCCTGCCTTTACTCGCATGTTGTCATTGATCCATCGCGCGGCGCCCAGTGAAATCACTGTGCTGTTGCTGGGCGAGTCCGGTACCGGAAAGGAGTTGGTTGCGCGTGCCTTGCATGAGAGCAGCCCGCGTGCGCGTGCGCCATTCGTAACAGTGGAGTGCTCCGGCCTGAGTGAAGGGTTGTTTGAAAGTGAGTTGTTCGGTCATGAGCGGGGGGCGTTCACCGGTGCAGTCAGTCGCAAGAAGGGGCTGGTGGAAGCGGCCCGAGGTGGCACGTTGTTTCTGGATGAGATTGGCGAAATTCCGCTCAGTCTGCAAGTCAAGCTGTTGCGTTTGATCGAAACCGGCAGCTTTCGGCCCGTGGGCAGTGTTGAGCCACAACATGCCGATTTCCGGCTGGTCTGTGCGACTCACCGTGATTTGCGTCAGCAGGTGATAGAAGGGCTGTTCCGTCAGGATCTTTACTATCGGATTTCAGCGTTTCCGGTACCCTTGCCGGCGTTGCATGAGCGTATAGAAGATCTGCCATTGCTGACGGCGTCGCTGCTGCAACGTCTGCCGGGCGGAGTGGGGGTGACGCTGGCTGCGCAAACGCTCGACCTGCTGCAGCACTATGCCTTTCCGGGGAATATCCGTGAGCTGCGCAACATTCTGGAGCGCGGGATTCTGCTGGCCGATGATGGCGTTATTCAGCCGGAGCACTTGCCACAGGAATGTCTGGAGATACAACCGCTGCCGCAGCAGGATCTGGATGCGTTGCCGCTGATGCCACTGGATCAGCTTGAAAACCGCTATCTGGAGCAAGTCAGTGCCCGCTTCAGCGGTGAACGTCGGGAACTGGCACGGCGCTTGGGAGTCAGTGAGCGTACCCTGTATCGCAAGCTGCAGCGTTTGCAATTGGGCCATGAAACGGACTCGGGCAATGCTGATGCCGGCGGCTAG
- a CDS encoding SCO family protein translates to MNTQLKTLKILLLLTAFLLAGLTLAFVLRPQPVETRIAQGDTRLGGDFTLTSATGPVSLSDFRGQVAVVYIGYASCPDVCPTALAVLTQALRNLDDTQREQVQGIFISVDPERDTPEKLAQYTAFFSPRLIGVTGNKSEIDRVVKQYGAFYRRVEMRDSALGYAVDHSSRLYLINREGQLVDTLLHNSTPDELTLHLKQLLAEQG, encoded by the coding sequence ATGAATACACAGCTGAAAACACTCAAGATATTGCTGTTACTGACCGCCTTTCTTCTGGCGGGGCTTACGCTCGCGTTTGTATTGCGGCCACAGCCAGTCGAGACACGCATTGCACAGGGCGATACCCGCCTTGGCGGGGATTTCACCCTGACTTCTGCCACGGGGCCGGTATCCCTGTCCGACTTCAGGGGGCAGGTTGCCGTTGTATATATCGGCTACGCCTCCTGCCCCGATGTATGCCCCACTGCGCTGGCCGTGCTGACCCAGGCACTTCGCAACCTGGATGACACTCAGCGCGAACAGGTACAGGGCATTTTCATCAGTGTTGACCCGGAGCGAGACACCCCCGAGAAGCTGGCACAATACACCGCTTTCTTCTCACCACGCTTGATCGGTGTTACCGGCAACAAGAGTGAAATCGACAGGGTGGTGAAACAATATGGCGCCTTCTATCGACGCGTAGAGATGCGTGATTCTGCGTTGGGATATGCCGTGGATCATTCATCAAGGCTTTACCTGATCAATCGCGAAGGACAGCTGGTGGACACACTGCTGCACAACAGCACCCCGGATGAACTAACGCTGCACCTTAAACAACTTCTCGCCGAACAAGGATAA
- a CDS encoding diguanylate cyclase domain-containing protein, whose amino-acid sequence MSASSTEQKTVQAVNPQHLYALMDQLPELILVLSLDGTCSWCNLAFARLTGKSREVLLGKAYPLPVLRELMVTDERKDLERWLEVPDSSPRLIRFEVTPGIGDDEAIDSVLITGRDMTPLYRLQHPLAPLSEDNLPPAADMKVRARLEHSLQRAQRAQEYVVFLSLQLSGQQPEQAEGRYNNSLRRMSQVLQEQIRKGDTLARLDSGAWLVVLEQIDCPEAIERVINKLAAALEQMQQADLPGLCINIGVAVSPDDGLTADELIDRSEQALHRSIMLEERVYYF is encoded by the coding sequence ATGAGTGCCAGCAGCACAGAACAAAAAACAGTACAGGCTGTAAACCCGCAACACCTGTATGCCCTTATGGACCAGTTGCCGGAGCTGATTCTGGTCCTGAGTCTGGATGGAACCTGCAGCTGGTGTAATCTTGCGTTTGCGCGTCTCACCGGTAAATCTCGTGAAGTGCTGCTGGGCAAGGCCTACCCGTTGCCTGTCTTGCGTGAACTGATGGTGACGGACGAGCGCAAGGATCTGGAGCGCTGGCTGGAGGTTCCTGATTCCAGCCCGCGTCTGATTCGATTCGAGGTGACTCCCGGAATCGGCGATGACGAGGCGATCGATTCGGTTCTGATTACTGGGCGTGACATGACACCGTTGTACCGCCTGCAACATCCGCTGGCTCCTTTGAGTGAGGACAACTTGCCGCCGGCAGCAGACATGAAGGTGCGGGCACGCCTGGAGCACTCCCTGCAGCGCGCCCAGCGAGCTCAGGAGTATGTTGTGTTTCTGTCGCTGCAACTCAGCGGGCAGCAGCCGGAGCAAGCGGAGGGGCGCTACAACAACAGTCTTAGGCGGATGTCGCAAGTGCTGCAGGAGCAGATTCGCAAGGGTGATACGCTGGCGCGGCTGGACTCAGGCGCCTGGCTGGTGGTGCTGGAACAGATCGACTGCCCGGAAGCCATTGAGCGGGTGATCAACAAGCTGGCGGCGGCGCTGGAACAGATGCAGCAAGCGGATCTGCCGGGGCTTTGCATCAATATCGGCGTGGCGGTGAGCCCGGATGATGGTCTGACAGCGGATGAGCTGATCGACCGGTCAGAGCAGGCGCTGCACCGGTCGATCATGCTTGAAGAGCGGGTGTATTACTTCTAA
- a CDS encoding flagellar brake protein, with protein sequence MTDMSAFLPGKTLKTLAELNPVIGEKVRLEVRSPRQRFTVQLIGLKENQSLLVTGPKPSGSGLVHAGTRFTARLMSGNYLCTFETRLLHIQSQPFHYWHLAYPQQVELKKVRQHTRVAMNLTVRIEADEFALPGSSPAITAYCRDLSLSGARIDAARILGQPGDSLYVTARVSVAGMDHMLLLPARICNQYQSAAGLLNAFSHGIEFIDLEEETRLILAGFIYQQQLLDTGYLEEMER encoded by the coding sequence ATGACCGATATGTCCGCCTTCTTGCCAGGCAAAACACTGAAAACGCTGGCTGAACTGAATCCGGTGATCGGTGAAAAGGTACGCTTGGAAGTGCGCTCACCGCGTCAGCGTTTTACGGTTCAGCTGATTGGCCTGAAGGAAAATCAAAGCCTGTTGGTGACGGGTCCGAAGCCGTCCGGCTCGGGGCTGGTACATGCAGGAACCCGTTTTACCGCTCGGCTGATGAGTGGCAATTATCTGTGTACCTTCGAAACCCGCCTGTTGCATATCCAGTCGCAACCGTTTCACTACTGGCATCTGGCCTACCCGCAGCAGGTCGAATTGAAAAAGGTGCGCCAGCACACCCGTGTAGCAATGAATCTGACTGTCAGGATTGAAGCGGATGAGTTTGCGCTGCCCGGCTCAAGCCCGGCCATTACGGCCTACTGCCGTGACCTAAGTCTGTCAGGTGCACGTATTGATGCTGCCCGTATTCTCGGTCAGCCCGGTGACTCGCTCTATGTTACCGCACGAGTCAGTGTGGCCGGTATGGATCATATGCTGTTACTGCCGGCGCGTATCTGCAACCAGTATCAGTCTGCCGCTGGACTGCTCAATGCCTTCAGTCATGGTATTGAGTTCATCGACCTTGAGGAGGAGACACGTCTGATTCTGGCGGGCTTTATTTACCAGCAGCAGTTACTGGATACCGGCTACCTGGAGGAGATGGAAAGATGA
- the trpB gene encoding tryptophan synthase subunit beta translates to MSRFEFSQMPDANGYFGEYGGQLIPPELKQVMDEIDQAYEEIRHQPEFQQELADLFTDYVGRPSPVFYARRLSEKLGGARIFLKREDLNHTGAHKINHCLGEALLAKYMGKTKVIAETGAGQHGVALATACALVGIPCEIHMGQVDIEKEHPNVVKMKILGCTLIPVTRGTATLKDAVDSAFEEYLKDPDNFIYAIGSVVGPHPFPKMVRDFQSIIGKEAREQFQQREGRLPDYVTACVGGGSNAIGMFTAFLEDENVNLVGVEPAGFGLDTDKHSATMTLGKPSEIHGMRCYVLEQEDGTPMPVHSIASGLDYPGVGPQHSYLKDLGRVQYETATDDECLDAFMTLSRVEGIIPALESSHAVAWAMRKAPELSPEQCILVNLSGRGDKDADYVALKLGL, encoded by the coding sequence ATGAGCAGATTCGAGTTTTCCCAGATGCCCGACGCCAACGGCTACTTCGGTGAATACGGTGGCCAGCTGATTCCGCCCGAGCTGAAGCAGGTGATGGATGAGATTGACCAGGCCTACGAAGAGATCCGCCACCAGCCCGAATTTCAACAGGAACTGGCCGATCTGTTCACCGACTATGTCGGACGTCCAAGCCCCGTATTCTATGCCCGCCGCCTGAGCGAGAAACTGGGTGGAGCACGCATCTTCCTCAAGCGCGAAGACCTCAACCACACCGGTGCTCACAAAATCAATCACTGTCTGGGGGAAGCCCTGCTGGCCAAATACATGGGCAAGACCAAGGTAATCGCCGAAACCGGTGCCGGCCAACACGGTGTTGCACTGGCAACCGCCTGTGCACTGGTAGGCATCCCCTGCGAAATTCACATGGGTCAGGTCGATATCGAAAAGGAACATCCCAACGTGGTCAAGATGAAAATTCTTGGCTGCACACTGATTCCTGTGACGCGCGGCACCGCCACCTTGAAAGACGCTGTCGACAGCGCCTTTGAAGAATATCTGAAAGACCCTGACAACTTCATTTATGCCATCGGTTCAGTGGTAGGCCCTCACCCCTTCCCGAAAATGGTGCGCGATTTCCAGAGCATCATCGGCAAGGAAGCGCGTGAACAGTTCCAGCAACGTGAAGGCCGTTTGCCCGATTATGTCACGGCGTGCGTCGGCGGTGGTTCCAACGCCATCGGCATGTTCACGGCATTCCTGGAAGACGAAAACGTCAACCTGGTCGGTGTAGAACCCGCTGGCTTTGGCCTGGATACCGACAAGCACTCCGCCACCATGACTCTGGGCAAGCCCAGTGAAATCCATGGTATGCGCTGCTATGTGCTGGAGCAGGAAGATGGCACACCGATGCCGGTACACTCCATCGCCTCAGGCCTGGACTACCCGGGGGTCGGCCCACAGCACAGCTATCTGAAGGATCTGGGTCGGGTACAGTATGAAACCGCCACCGATGACGAATGCCTGGATGCTTTCATGACCCTGTCCCGTGTGGAGGGGATCATTCCTGCACTGGAAAGCTCACATGCCGTTGCCTGGGCGATGCGCAAGGCCCCAGAGCTAAGCCCGGAACAGTGCATTCTGGTGAACCTGTCAGGCCGTGGCGATAAAGACGCGGACTACGTAGCACTGAAACTGGGGCTGTAA